The Bacteroidetes Order II. bacterium sequence ACCATATAGTTCTTCCAAGTCTTTATAATCCTTCGCACTTTCATTCGTCCAATTTTGTAGGTTTGGGAGAATGCGCTTCAGGTTCCGGATCCCCAATTCACTGGCCCGCATCGCATCGTCTCCTAAGTCCTCGGTCTGGGAAGAGGGATCATACCCCCCCTGTTTTCCAAATCGGTACATCCGGTTGTTTTCTTTTTCACGAATCCAAGCATTAAGAACCGACCGTTCGTCATCGGCAGATTTTGCTTCTGGAATAGGACGATATCCCCAACGGATAGCGTGAATGTCGTAGACCCCAATGCCGGGAAAAAGATTCACCCCTTTGTCTTCTGGCTGCGCAACATAATTAAAGCGGGCATAATCCATGATGGAGGGCGAAATAAAATGCTTTTTGGTAAACGTGGCGGAGCGGAGTGAGTCCACAGGATAAGCGGAAGAAGCTCCCATATTGTGCGGCAGACCCAAGGTATGTCCCACTTCGTGCGCCGAAACAAAGCGGATCAGCTCGCCCATCAGTTCATCCGAGAACTTCACTTTTCGGGCCTCTGGATTGACAGCAGCGGTTTGGATGAGGAACCAGTTCCGAAGCAAGTTCATGACGTTATGATACCATCCAATATCCGACTCGATGATTTCGCCGGAACGGGGATCCGCCAAACTCGGTCCATACGCATTTTCAATATCCGACGAAAAATACCGGATTACCGAATACCGCGCATCTTCTGGGCTAAACTCCGGGTCTTCTTCTGCGGTAGGCGGATCTTTGGCAACGATGGCATTTTTGAACCCAGCCGCTTCAAACGCAACCCGCCAATCGTCCACCCCTTTTTTCAGGTATGGGCGCCATTTTTCGGGCGTGGCGGGGTCTATGTAATACACAATTGGCTTAACAGGTTCTACCAACTCGCCGCGTTTCCAAGCATTCCAATCCTTAGGTTCTAACCGCCAACGCTTGATGTAGGTCCGGGTTTCGGCACGCTGGGCATCCAGCCCATAATCTCTGGTGGAAACAGAAAAATAGCTCACACGGTTGTCTAAAAGCCTCGGTTGCATCGGTTTTTTGGGGAGTAGCAACATGGATTGGTTCATCTCTACCGAAATCGTGCCCGTTGCAGATTGGCTGGGGGGTGCACCTGCATCATACGTCAAAATGTGACGCACCTCAACATTAATCGGATAACTATTCATCCGGACAATCATGGTACGCTCCGGATCCAAGCGCCTAACCTGAAACTGCGTCCGCTGAAACGAAGGCAGGCCCAAAATCGGGATGTCTTGCGTAAACAATTGGGTGGCTTCGATGACCACCGCAGACGTGTCGCTGTTGAAGGCACGAATATCAAAGGCCCGGATGATCGGCTCAAAATTGGACGCTTCTACCGCCTTACGAATGGGCAGGCTGTCGGCAGCCGTATTGCGATAACTAATCGTCCGTAGCAAGATTTTTTTGTCGGCGCGTTGCCAGCGAATCACTTGCTCATTTTGGGATTGCTCGCCGCCATAGCCTAAGTTGTCAGCGGTTTTGGCAATACGACTCACCAATAGCATTTCTCGGTTCAGGAGCGAATCCGGCACTTCAAAGTACCATTTTCCATCCACTTCGTGAACCCAGAACAGCCCTTTATCGGTTTTGGCTTTCGCCGTTATCACTTCTTTATACGGCTTGATACCGGTATCCGGTGTGCCCGGACGTGCCCCCGCCGGAGGCGTGGCTGCAGTTGGCGTGGCCGTTGCAGGGGTGGCAGGCTTTGGTGCATTAGAGGCAACGGGTTGTGTGGCAGGTGGCGTCGGAGGCGTCGGTTTGGCGCCCGAACAACCCGCGATCAACACCATCAGCCCAAACATCATTTTGCTGATAGTACGACTCATGTGGTTTGTATTTGGGTGAGATTAAAAAGGTAAGGAAGTACAATATACCTCATTTTGGGGACGGATTTACCAAGATTGGGTTACACGTATCAATCTGATCTTTATCTCGACCTGTTCAGCAATCGGATTTTTGCTGCGTTTTACCCAATCAATTAGTATCTTCAAAACGTTTTTTCATCTTTCGTCCTTTTCGTATTCTTCGCTTTTGTGCCTATATGTTCCGAACCTTATACAACAAAGCTTTGTTTTTATTAAAGTTAAAAAAACCCAATACTCTTTGGATGCCTGCACATTTTTCGGAAGGTATGGTGTTGCAACAACAAACCAAGGTGCCCATTTGGGGCAAAGCCGAACCCGGCCTTACGATTCGGGTAAGTGCTTCTTGGCAAAGCGAAACCATAGAAACCACCACCACCGCACACGGGGTTTGGAACCTCCGCCTTGCCACACCGCGTGCTGGCGGGCCGTTTTCCCTGAGCATTACAGATGGCCACCAAACCTTTCACCTCCAAAAGGTATTCATTGGCGAAGTATGGCTTTGTTCGGGGCAATCCAATATGGAGTGGAGTGCCAATATGGGCATTCTGAATGGCCGTTTGGAAGTGGAGGCCGCCCAATATCCGCAAATCCATTTTTTTAACGTGGCCCGCCATGCCTCTGAAATCCCGTTAGACCACCTCAAGGGGAAGTGGCAGGTTTGTACTCCGGCCAGTATGCAAAATTTCAGCGCCGTTGCCTATTTTTTTGCACGACGGCTACAAGAAGTCCTGAACGTCCCCATTGGGTTGATACAAGCGGCTTGGGGCGGAACACCTGCCGAGGTCTGGATACCGGAAAAGGCACTGATGGCCAACGAATTTTTACGCGAAGCCGCTAAAAAACAGATACCCCGCCTTTGGGGGCCTCATGAACCGGGCAGAACCTATAACGCCATGATTCAACCCCTGTGGCCTTATAAAATCGCTGGCGTCTTGTATTATCAGGGCGAATCGAATGTGGAAAATGCCTATGCTTATGAAGCATTGTTAGAGACGCTTATTACCTCTTGGCGGACAGAGTGGGCCGAGGTATTTCCCTTTTTTATTGCCCAAATTGCCCCCTATGACTACGAAATTCCCGAATCCGGGGTGATGATTCGGGAAGCACAACGGCGCGTGGCCAGTAAATTGGCTGCCAGCGGCCTCGTGGTGACGAGCGACATCGGAAATGTGCAAGACATTCATCCCATGAACAAGCAAGACGTGGGCCTTCGGTTTGCCAACCTGGCCCTGAACAGCCACTACCAGCAAGAAATGGGCCTAACCTCCGGCCCTATGTTCCGCAAAGCCGTGCGAAAAGGCGAACAAACTGTGGTCTATTTTGAAAACGCCTTGGGCCTCTGTACCAGCGACGGCGCACCACCCACGCATTTTGAATTAGCCGGGCCATCGGGGGACTTTTTCCCCACTCATGCAGAAATTCTCCAAGATACCGTGATCCTCACCTCACCCACCACATTAGCCATGCCCGTCCAAATCCGGTTTGCATGGCACAATACCGCTACGCCAAACCTCGTTAACCGCGCAGGCCTCCCTGCATCCTGTTTTAAAGGAGAGGTCGAGGACTTTTCCCCCAAGGCAGGCGCTTAAAGGTATCGCTTCTAACCCCTGCAAAACGCCCTCTAATGCGTTGAATGATGAACGCTTCATGGCGAAGGGGAATTCATGTACCCCCAATAAGGGTGTCGCCCTCAATCTTCCGAAGAACAAGTCGCTATACAGCCA is a genomic window containing:
- a CDS encoding zinc-dependent metalloprotease, which translates into the protein MSRTISKMMFGLMVLIAGCSGAKPTPPTPPATQPVASNAPKPATPATATPTAATPPAGARPGTPDTGIKPYKEVITAKAKTDKGLFWVHEVDGKWYFEVPDSLLNREMLLVSRIAKTADNLGYGGEQSQNEQVIRWQRADKKILLRTISYRNTAADSLPIRKAVEASNFEPIIRAFDIRAFNSDTSAVVIEATQLFTQDIPILGLPSFQRTQFQVRRLDPERTMIVRMNSYPINVEVRHILTYDAGAPPSQSATGTISVEMNQSMLLLPKKPMQPRLLDNRVSYFSVSTRDYGLDAQRAETRTYIKRWRLEPKDWNAWKRGELVEPVKPIVYYIDPATPEKWRPYLKKGVDDWRVAFEAAGFKNAIVAKDPPTAEEDPEFSPEDARYSVIRYFSSDIENAYGPSLADPRSGEIIESDIGWYHNVMNLLRNWFLIQTAAVNPEARKVKFSDELMGELIRFVSAHEVGHTLGLPHNMGASSAYPVDSLRSATFTKKHFISPSIMDYARFNYVAQPEDKGVNLFPGIGVYDIHAIRWGYRPIPEAKSADDERSVLNAWIREKENNRMYRFGKQGGYDPSSQTEDLGDDAMRASELGIRNLKRILPNLQNWTNESAKDYKDLEELYGQVVGQYRRYMGHVLNNIGGVQEDYKTMDQAGVVYSMVPAEKQKRALQFLIDQCFKTPMWMVDPNVLRRFEGTGMMERVRTTQVGVLNQVLDIARIGRIIEANALGEPGGQYTALQLLTDVRNGVWTEAATGAAVDAYRRNLQRGYLDRADALMNTNTVPAFTPSATFNPAKIFGIGVNASQSDVRALVRGELQKLQNQLRTALPKTRDELTRLHYQDALVRIEKIFDPKN